The Candidatus Binataceae bacterium DNA window AGAAACTCGGCGACACCTCGACGCTCGAAGACCTTTCGGTGCTGGCGCGCCTGCGCGAAGACGACGAGTGACGCGCCCCGCCGCGGCTGCGCGGGGCCGTCACGCGGAGGGGCGCAGCCCGAAGCTTCATGTCGAAGGGCGCAGCCCGAAGGTCTTGGCGATGATTCGATCGACCAGGCGCGCCGGCAGCGTAGTCGGCAGCGTCCAGTTCTGGAATCTTCCGGCGACCGGCGAGTAGCGCGTCTTGGGCCGCGCCGCGGTCAGCGCCTCGCATACGACCTCGCCCAGGCGCTCGGACGACCATCCCTTGCGGCCCTCCGCGATCATGTAGTCGCGGAAGTGCTTGATAATCTCGAAATAGGGGCTGTTGCGATAAGGCGTGAGATCGATCTGCTCGGCCTTGTCCCAGATTGGCGTGGCGACCGATCCGGGCGCCACGATGATCACGTCGATCCCGAACAGCATCAGCTCCCGCCGCAGGCTCTCCGACAATCCTTCGAGCCCGTGCTTCGAGGCGGCGTAGAGACCGACGAAGGGAGCGGCGAAGCGGCCGCCCACCGAGGAGATGTTTACGATACGTCCCGGCGCTCCGGCGCGGGCGCGGTCGGTGCCGAGCAGCGGAGCGAAAAGCCTGGTGACCGTCAGCGGCGCGATCAGGTTGACCTCGAGCTGGCGGCGGAAATCGTCAGCCGAGGCTTCCAACAGCGGTCCCGCCACCGCGATGCCCGCGTTGTTCACGAGCCCCCGCAGCCGCTCGTTGCCAAGCGCTGCCCCCACCTCCGCCGCGGCGCG harbors:
- a CDS encoding SDR family NAD(P)-dependent oxidoreductase; the encoded protein is MQSVVVTGVSTGIGWGIAKVMTAKGFRVFGSVRKQADAERLKAELGDRLTPLIFDVTDEAAGARAAAEVGAALGNERLRGLVNNAGIAVAGPLLEASADDFRRQLEVNLIAPLTVTRLFAPLLGTDRARAGAPGRIVNISSVGGRFAAPFVGLYAASKHGLEGLSESLRRELMLFGIDVIIVAPGSVATPIWDKAEQIDLTPYRNSPYFEIIKHFRDYMIAEGRKGWSSERLGEVVCEALTAARPKTRYSPVAGRFQNWTLPTTLPARLVDRIIAKTFGLRPST